In Raphanus sativus cultivar WK10039 chromosome 5, ASM80110v3, whole genome shotgun sequence, the following proteins share a genomic window:
- the LOC108861687 gene encoding protein transport protein SEC24 A: MNTENRNFPARPPSSSPFASAPPPGVRPQSGGPETVGFRPPIRPFAPSGPPMAPPLTGGVMRPGQAPLVSQVPGSRLPGPPPQPSSNSFPSPAYGGPPGGGSFQRFPTPPPPHSAPPPPQTLAGHLSPPMSFRPQQPMAPVTMGPPPQSMTSGLPGGGFASPPGPGFQQSMPPVNPSYPGYPSNQVSQGPPKPFQSLPQGPPSTVSSYPPQTGGFGQHPGQQNLHPGYAPPTSNVQGLVEDFNSLSLSNIPGSLEPGLDHTSFPRPLEGDVEPSSFSEAYPMNCHSRYLRLTTSAIPNSQSLASRWHLPLGAVVCPLAEAPEGEEVPLIDFGSSGIIRCRRCRTYVNPYVTFTDSGRKWRCNICSMLNDVPGEYFSHLDATGRRMDMDQRPELTKGSVEIIAPTEYMVRPPMPPIYFFLIDVSFSATKSGMLEVATQTIKSCLDNLPGYPRTQIGFITYDSTLHFYNMKSSLSQPQMMVVSDLDDIFVPLPDDLLVNLSESRNVVEAFLDSLPLMFRDNVNVESAFGPALKAAYMVMNQLGGKLLIFQNSLPSLGVGRLKLRGDDPRIYGTDKEYTLRVAEDTFYKQMAADCTKFQIGINVYAFSDKYTDIASLGTLAKYTGGQVYYYPGFQSSIHGDKLRHELARDLTRETAWESVMRIRCGKGIRFSSYHGNFMLRSTDLLALPAVDCDKAYAMQLTLEETLLTTPTVYFQVALLYTASCGERRIRVHTAAAPVVTDLGEMYRQADTGSIVSVYSRLAIEKTLSSKLDDARNVIQQKIVKALREYRNLHAVQHRLGSRLIYPESLKLLPLYGLAICKSTPLQGGPADASLDERCAAGFTMMALPVKKLLKLLYPSLFRVDEWLLKPSADIDDLKDVLRRLPLAAESLDSRGLYIYDDGFRLVLWFGRMLSPDIAKNLLGADFAAELSRVTLEEQENGMSKKLMRLIKKVRENDPSYHPMCFLVRQGEQPREGFLLLRHLIEDQMGGSTSYVDWILQLHRQIQQNA; encoded by the exons ATGAATACAGAGAATCGGAATTTTCCAGCTAGGCCTCCGTCCTCGTCTCCATTCGCATCTGCTCCGCCGCCAGGGGTTCGACCTCAATCCGGAGGACCAGAGACGGTTGGTTTTAGACCACCTATAAGGCCTTTCGCACCTTCTGGTCCTCCTATGGCTCCACCACTAACGGGGGGTGTGATGAGGCCTGGCCAAGCTCCTTTGGTTTCTCAGGTTCCAGGGAGTAGACTTCCAGGTCCTCCTCCACAGCCATCTTCGAATTCGTTTCCTTCACCAGCTTATGGTGGTCCTCCTGGTGGCGGTTCTTTTCAGCGGTTTccaactcctcctcctcctcatagTGCTCCACCACCACCTCAAACTCTTGCAGGTCACTTATCGCCTCCGATGTCTTTTCGCCCGCAGCAACCAATGGCGCCTGTGACAATGGGACCTCCTCCGCAGAGTATGACTTCTGGTTTACCTGGAGGAGGATTTGCTTCTCCCCCTGGTCCTGGTTTTCAACAGTCCATGCCTCCAGTTAATCCGTCTTATCCTGGTTATCCCAGCAATCAGGTCTCACAGGGTCCCCCAAAGCCGTTCCAGTCTCTACCTCAGGGTCCTCCGTCTACAGTCTCATCGTATCCTCCTCAGACAGGAGGTTTTGGTCAGCACCCAGGACAGCAGAATCTGCATCCAGGCTATGCGCCTCCTACCAGTAACGTTCAAGGTTTGGTTGAAGATTTCAATTCGCTTTCCCTTTCAAATATTCCCGGGTCGCTTGAGCCAGGACTTGATCATACCTCATTCCCAAGGCCATTGGAAGGTGACGTGGAGCCAAGTTCGTTTTCTGAAGCGTACCCCATGAATTGTCATTCTAGATATCTGCGGCTGACAACTAGTGCGATTCCAAATTCCCAGTCTCTGGCGTCGAGGTGGCATTTGCCTCTAGGAGCTGTGGTTTGTCCACTTGCTGAGGCTCCTGAAGGG GAGGAAGTACCACTTATTGATTTTGGCTCAAGTGGTATCATCCGCTGCAGAAGATGCCGTACCTATGTGAATCCTTATGTTACTTTTACTGATTCTGGAAGAAAGTGGCGGTGTAATATTTGTTCTATGCTTAATGATG TGCCTGGTGAATACTTCTCACACTTAGATGCTACTGGCCGAAGAATGGACATGGATCAAAGGCCTGAGCTGACAAAGGGAAGTGTTGAAATCATTGCTCCAACAGAATACATGGTTCGGCCTCCGATGCCACCAATCTACTTCTTCCTCATCGATGTTTCATTTTCTGCTACTAAAAGTGGGATGCTTGAG GTTGCTACTCAAACGATTAAGTCTTGTTTGGATAACCTGCCTGGTTATCCCAGAACTCAAATTGGATTTATTACTTATGACAGCACTTTACATTTTTACAACATGAAG TCATCTTTGAGTCAGCCGCAAATGATGGTCGTCTCGGATCTAGATGATATATTTGTCCCATTACCGGATGATCTCCTTGTCAATCTATCTGAGTCTAGAAATGTAGTGGAAGCCTTTTTGGACAGTCTGCCTCTGATGTTTCGAGATAATGTCAATGTGGAATCGGCTTTTGGTCCAGCCCTCAAAGCGGCGTACATGGTTATG AATCAACTTGGTGGCAAGTTGCTAATTTTCCAGAACTCGTTACCTTCTCTTGGTGTTGGGCGTTTAAAGTTGCGCGGAGATGATCCTCGCATCTATGGAACTGACAAAGAATATACTTTAAGAGTAGCTGAAGATACCTTCTATAAACAAATGGCTGCAGATTGTACCAAGTTCCAGATAGGAATTAATGTTTACGCGTTCAGTGATAAGTACACTGATATTGCCTCCTTAG GGACTCTGGCAAAATACACTGGAGGACAGGTGTACTACTATCCAGGCTTCCAATCGTCTATCCATGGAGACAAGTTAAGACACGAGCTGGCTAGAGACCTGACAAGAGAAACTGCGTGGGAATCCGTTATGCGAATAAGATGTGGAAAAG GAATTCGATTCTCGTCCTACCATGGGAATTTCATGCTAAGGTCTACTGACCTGCTTGCTCTTCCTGCTGTCGACTGTGACAAAGCATATGCAATGCAGCTAACACTGGAAGAGACATTGCTTACAACTCCGACGGTGTATTTCCAAGTCGCTTTACT ATACACTGCTTCTTGCGGAGAGAGGCGTATAAGGGTACACACAGCTGCTGCACCAGTGGTTACAGATCTTGGAGAGATGTATAGACAAGCAGACACCGGTTCCATTGTCTCTGTATATTCTAGATTAG CAATTGAGAAAACCTTATCCTCAAAATTGGATGATGCACGGAATGTCATACAGCAAAAGATTGTTAAAGCTCTCAGAGAATATCGTAATCTTCACGCGGTGCAGCATCGGTTGGGGTCTAGATTAATATACCCGGAGTCTCTGAAGTTATTGCCACTGTACGGATTGGCAATTTGTAAGTCCACTCCTCTTCAAGGTGGACCTGCTGACGCTTCACTTGACGAGCGCTGTGCGGCAGGCTTCACCATGATGGCTCTGCCTGTCAAAAAGCTATTAAAGCTGTTATATCCCAGTTTATTCCGTGTTGATGAGTGGCTCTTAAAG CCATCAGCAGACATTGATGACCTTAAAGACGTACTAAGGAGATTGCCTCTGGCTGCAGAGAGTTTGGATTCTAGAGGCCTTTACATATATGATGATGGTTTTCGATTGGTTTTGTGGTTTGGCCGTATGCTTTCACCTGACATTGCTAAAAATCTTCTTGGGGCTGACTTTGCAGCAGAGCTCTCAAGG GTTACATTGGAAGAGCAAGAGAATGGGATGTCGAAGAAGCTAATGAGGCTGATAAAGAAAGTGAGGGAGAATGATCCGTCATATCATCCCATGTGTTTCCTAGTGAGGCAAGGAGAACAACCCCGAGAAGGCTTCCTTCTCCTCCGACATCTCATTGAAGACCAGATGGGCGGTTCGACTAGTTATGTTGACTGGATTCTGCAACTTCACCGCCAGATCCAACAAAATGCATAA
- the LOC108857926 gene encoding LOW QUALITY PROTEIN: uncharacterized protein LOC108857926 (The sequence of the model RefSeq protein was modified relative to this genomic sequence to represent the inferred CDS: inserted 1 base in 1 codon; deleted 3 bases in 2 codons; substituted 2 bases at 2 genomic stop codons) — protein MRVAKVSLVICPFWFLAQLASNLSLKYTTVTVKNIANSPSLLCSGDDDDERSGRFSMAQLLGFLGLFNFFNVLPAALILNFTKXERFNALTLKELNLVVGKGIIXDQVLVGFDVVMFCFGVFMFNVLSNYLWAKAVLFLTTTTVASAGLTIQVPLAAIVDSLSGNKPSFTNFIGAAAVMVGFAGINNPSELFYRSKQTSIEIXPGTSFTDPPQVVSDRIGVDSSDPSVLTVPNSTAMMLVS, from the exons ATGCGTGTTGCCAAAGTTAGCCTTGTGATATGTCCGTTTTGGTTCTTGGCACAGCTCGCTTCCAATCTCTCTCTCAAGTACACGACCGTTACGGTAAAGAACATTGCAAACTCACCCTCATTGCTCTGTTCCGGAGACGATGATGATGAAAGAAGCGGCCGGTTCAGTATGGCGCAGCTCCTCGGGTTTCTAGGTCTCTTCAACTTCTTTAACGTCCTACCTGCTGCTCTGATACTCAACTTCACGAAGTGAGAACGCTTCAACGCACTAACCTTGAAAGAGTTGAATCTGGTTGTTGGCAAAGGTATAATATAAGATCAAGTTCTAGTTGGATTTGATGTTGTGATGTTTTGTTTTGGCGTTTTCATGTTTAATGTGCTCAGTAACTATCTATGGGCAAAGGCAGTACTT TTTTTGACAACGACCACGGTGGCGTCAGCCGGGCTGACCATACAGGTTCCACTGGCA GCTATTGTAGACAGCTTATCAGGGAACAAACCAAGCTTCACCAACTTCATTGGTGCTGCAGCTGTTATGGTAGGCTTTGCAGGCATCAATAATCCTTCAGAGTTGTTTTACAGATCCAAACAGACATCTATTGAGA GACCAGGAACATCGTTCACGGATCCTCCTCAGGTTGTGTCGGATAGGATAGGAGTAGATTCTTCTGACCCTAGTGTCCTAACTGTTCCTAATTCAACAGCCATGATGCTTGTTTCCTGA
- the LOC108856311 gene encoding uncharacterized protein LOC108856311 — MSDPPGSSGRAMFTRGSSTRFGSGKNPDDSADVSIPGDGPPSRSFKPQFSRNDSVRDHGDDGEDDDRILRHPVVKFAEERQMSAREAAAAQEAAEADDDDEEDDDDSEEAEEEKPSGPKQTMSLMDLLEETDRQMGLTGSRYAMDDEEEDEYEDEDEEEEGEMSCCVCHVNIKGATFTPCCGHTFCKLCSKELMAQKGHCPVCNSFVIEFLDIF, encoded by the coding sequence ATGTCGGATCCACCCGGCTCTTCAGGACGCGCGATGTTCACGCGCGGATCTTCAACGCGATTCGGGTCGGGTAAAAACCCGGACGATTCAGCTGACGTAAGCATCCCCGGAGACGGACCGCCGTCGAGGAGCTTCAAGCCGCAGTTTTCGCGTAACGATTCCGTTAGAGATCACGGTGACGACGGCGAAGACGATGATAGGATCCTCCGTCATCCGGTGGTTAAGTTCGCGGAAGAGAGGCAGATGTCCGCGAGAGAAGCTGCCGCCGCGCAGGAAGCGGCTGAAGCTGACGACGACGACGAGGAAGATGACGATGATTCagaagaagcagaggaagaGAAACCATCTGGCCCGAAGCAGACGATGTCGCTGATGGATCTGTTGGAAGAGACGGATCGGCAAATGGGGTTAACAGGTTCAAGATACGCCATGgatgacgaagaagaagacgaataCGAAGATgaagacgaggaagaagaaggagagatgAGTTGCTGCGTTTGTCATGTGAACATCAAAGGCGCGACTTTTACACCTTGTTGTGGTCACACGTTCTGTAAGCTCTGCTCTAAAGAGCTTATGGCTCAGAAAGGTCATTGTCCCGTTTGCAACAGCTTCGTTATAGAGTTCCTCGACATCTTTTAG
- the LOC108856309 gene encoding purple acid phosphatase 15, whose protein sequence is MTFHNDSITFLRLPLLLLFFHFLSPATFSADYIPSTLDGPFVPVTVPLDTSLRGKAIDLPDTDPRVRRHVTGFEPEQISLSLSSDYDSIWVSWITGEFQIGKNVKPLDPTSIDSIVQFGTLRHSLSHEAKGHSLVYSQLYPFDGLLNYTSGIIHHVRITGLKPSTVYYYRCGDPSRHAMSKIHHFRTMPVSNPSSYPSRIAVVGDLGLTYNTTDTITHLLQNSPDLVLLIGDVSYANLYLTNGTSSDCYSCSFSDTPIHETYQPRWDYWGRFMERLTSKVPLMVIEGNHEIELQAESKTFEAYSSRFAFPFKESGSSSKLYYSFNAGGIHFVMLGAYIAFDKPGEQYEWLKKDLAEFDRSVTPWLVVSWHPPWYSTYTAHYREAECMKEAMEELLCSYGTDIVFNGHVHAYERTNRVYNYELDPCGPVYIVVGDGGNREKMAIEHADEPGKCPDPFTTPDPAMGGEFCAWNFTKTGRFCWDQQPEYSALRESSFGHGILEVKNETWALWTWYRNQDSSSKVGDQIYIVREPDRCPPRHNRLVNDC, encoded by the exons ATGACGTTTCACAACGACTCTATCACTTTCCTCAGACTCCCACTTCTTCTGCTCTTCTTCCACTTTCTCTCGCCGGCTACCTTCTCCGCCGATTACATCCCCTCGACGTTAGACGGACCGTTCGTTCCGGTGACGGTTCCGTTAGACACGTCTCTCCGGGGAAAGGCAATCGATTTGCCTGACACAGATCCTCGCGTCCGCCGCCACGTCACCGGTTTCGAGCCGGAGCAGATTTCTCTATCTCTTTCCTCCGATTACGACTCCATATGGGTCTCTTGGATCACAG GTGAGTTCCAAATCGGCAAGAACGTGAAGCCTTTAGATCCGACAAGTATCGACAGTATTGTCCAGTTCGGTACTTTGAGACACTCACTGAGTCATGAAGCCAAAGGACATTCACTTGTTTATAGTCAACTTTACCCTTTTGACGGTCTCTTAAACTATACTTCTGGAATCATACACCATGTCCGCATCACAG GGCTGAAACCGAGTACCGTCTATTACTATCGATGCGGCGATCCTTCACGACACGCTATGAGTAAGATACACCATTTCCGTACAATGCCGGTTTCCAACCCCTCGAGTTACCCTAGCCGAATAGCAGTCGTGGGCGATCTTGGTCTCACTTACAACACAACAGATACAATCACTCATCTGCTTCAGAACTCTCCGGATCTTGTTTTATTAATCGGCGACGTGAGCTACGCGAACTTGTACCTAACGAACGGGACCAGCTCAGACTGTTACTCGTGCAGTTTCTCGGATACCCCTATACACGAGACGTACCAGCCGCGTTGGGACTACTGGGGTAGGTTTATGGAGAGACTGACTTCGAAAGTTCCTTTGATGGTGATCGAAGGAAATCACGAGATCGAGTTGCAAGCCGAGAGCAAGACGTTTGAAGCTTATAGCTCCAGATTCGCTTTCCCTTTTAAAGAGAGCGGCTCTTCTTCTAAGCTTTATTATTCTTTTAACGCCGGTGGGATTCATTTCGTGATGCTCGGTGCATACATCGCCTTTGATAAACCAGGCGAACAGTACGAGTGGCTAAAGAAGGATCTGGCTGAGTTCGATAGATCGGTGACTCCGTGGTTAGTAGTCTCGTGGCATCCGCCTTGGTATAGCACTTACACAGCTCATTACAGAGAAGCCGAGTGTATGAAAGAAGCTATGGAAGAGTTGCTTTGCTCTTACGGTACCGACATTGTCTTCAACGGACAT GTTCATGCTTATGAACGGACGAACAGAGTTTACAACTACGAACTAGACCCGTGCGGTCCAGTTTACATAGTGGTTGGTGATGGAGGTAACCGTGAAAAGATGGCGATTGAGCACGCGGATGAGCCCGGTAAATGTCCTGACCCGTTTACCACGCCGGATCCAGCCATGGGTGGAGAATTTTGCGCTTGGAACTTCACCAAGACTGGTAGGTTCTGTTGGGATCAGCAACCTGAGTATAGTGCCTTGAGAGAAAGCAGTTTCGGCCATGGAATATTAGAG GTGAAGAATGAGACATGGGCACTATGGACATGGTATAGGAATCAAGACTCGAGTAGTAAGGTCGGAGATCAGATCTATATCGTGAGAGAACCTGATCGATGTCCACCACGTCACAACCGTCTTGTTAACGATTGCTAA
- the LOC108861688 gene encoding uncharacterized protein LOC108861688, which produces MAEEAHKVTLNVYDLSRGLARQLSASFLGKVIEGVWHTGVVVYGSEYFFGGGIQHLPAGTTPYGAPLRTVELGETHVPKDVFEMYLEEISPRYTAESYNLLAHNCNNFSNEVAQFLVGKGIPEYILDLPNEVMNSPMGGLIMPMIQNLETTLRAGAVPNAPQFRPQAQPFGAFGKDEGPKLPSKPKENNSKSEDAKTSVPAEKVAPAVAQASSSKEKVKEDPLGDARTKIQEEITREFAALMAQGTLRASEAAAMATKRVMQKYGHLNISA; this is translated from the exons ATGGCTGAG GAAGCGCACAAGGTCACGTTGAATGTCTACGACCTAAGCCGAGGCTTGGCACGCCAGCTCTCTGCTTCATTTTTAGGGAAGGTTATCGAAGGTGTCTG GCATACGGGAGTGGTTGTGTATGGAAGTGAATACTTTTTCGGAGGAGGCATCCAGCATCTGCCTGCTGGAACCACCCCATACGGAGCACCGCTGCGAACGGTAGAGCTGGGTGAAACACATGTTCCTAAAGATGTGTTCGAGATGTACTTGGAGGAGATCAGTCCACGTTACACTGCTGAATCATACAATCTGCTGGCTCACAACTGTAACAACTTCAGCAACGAGGTCGCTCAGTTTCTGGTCGGTAAAGGGATTCCAGAGTACATTCTCGACCTTCCGAACGAGGTCATGAACAGCCCCATGGGTGGTCTTATAA TGCCTATGATTCAAAACCTGGAGACGACTCTGAGAGCCGGCGCTGTTCCTAACGCTCCCCAGTTTAGGCCTCAGGCACAGCCTTTTGGTGCTTTTGGCAAGGATGAAGGTCCAAAACTACCGAGCAAGCCCAAGGAGAATAACTCGAAGTCTGAGGATGCCAAAACCTCGGTTCCAGCTGAAAAAGTGGCACCTGCTGTTGCTCAAGCTTCTTCTAGTAAAGAGAAGGTGAAGGAGGATCCATTGGGTGATGCTAGGACCAAGATTCAGGAAGAGATTACCCGTGAGTTTGCAGCTCTCATGGCGCAAGGCACACTAAGAGCAAGTGAAGCAGCTGCCATGGCCACCAAAAGAGTGATGCAAAAGTATGGACATCTCAATATATCTGCCTAG